One window of the Streptomyces sp. TS71-3 genome contains the following:
- a CDS encoding cytochrome c oxidase subunit 4 gives MKTEALLFAGVAAFFAVTGTVYGWLSADPAGTSALALAFLMAALVAFFLTVQYRRRGLRPQDRADAEVVDGAGPVEFFPPHSPWPITAAAGFTVLCLGVVFGLWLFLLGLGLLSHGVFGMVFQYANRSESR, from the coding sequence GTGAAGACCGAGGCCCTTCTCTTCGCCGGTGTCGCCGCCTTCTTCGCCGTCACCGGTACCGTCTACGGCTGGCTCTCCGCCGACCCGGCCGGCACCAGTGCCCTGGCCCTGGCCTTCCTGATGGCGGCGCTGGTCGCGTTCTTCCTGACCGTGCAGTACCGGCGCCGCGGGCTGCGGCCGCAGGACCGGGCGGACGCGGAGGTCGTGGACGGCGCCGGTCCGGTGGAGTTCTTCCCGCCGCACAGCCCCTGGCCGATCACCGCGGCCGCCGGCTTCACCGTCCTGTGCCTCGGTGTGGTCTTCGGGCTCTGGCTGTTCCTGCTGGGTCTGGGCCTGCTCAGCCACGGGGTGTTCGGGATGGTGTTCCAGTACGCGAACCGGTCGGAGTCCCGGTAG
- a CDS encoding plasmid stabilization protein, with protein sequence MPAGSDKKRERQYERIKEGAEKRGTSTARAKEIAARTVNKQRARSGEARRASRTSTRDMSAYERGGRRSHEGPQGPTKAQLYNEAKQRNIKGRSSMTKPELQRALGR encoded by the coding sequence ATGCCGGCCGGATCTGACAAGAAGCGGGAACGGCAGTACGAGCGCATCAAGGAGGGTGCCGAGAAGCGCGGGACGAGCACGGCCCGGGCCAAGGAGATCGCCGCCCGCACCGTGAACAAGCAGCGCGCCCGCAGCGGCGAGGCCCGCCGGGCGAGCCGCACCTCCACGCGCGACATGTCGGCCTACGAGCGAGGCGGCCGGCGCTCCCACGAGGGTCCCCAGGGCCCGACCAAGGCCCAGCTCTACAACGAGGCCAAGCAGCGCAACATCAAGGGCCGCTCCAGCATGACGAAGCCCGAGTTGCAGCGCGCCCTGGGCCGCTGA
- a CDS encoding Ku protein, whose translation MPRPVWSGTLTFGLVSLPVSLYSATDRHTIRFHQLQRGTSDRVRNRRVNERTGKEVALDDIVKGFDAGGEYVVVEPEELDDIAPGRSQALDVSGFVDLSDIDPVYFDRTYYLGPRGEGETKAYALLVKALARSGKVAVGTFVMRSREYLVAVQAQGDTLTLHTLHWADEVRDPRRTVEDGDGRPRVQERELKTAEQLIESLSMDWDPGEFRDTYEERVARLVEAKQKGESVEKAESPADPTNVVNLMDALQASVDEAKGGRRGGGRTPGGRAGTRKAAGRRSTERREDAGKRPGTREELQALTKDQLSKRASDAGVSGRSSMNRAELIEALSGGGGRRTAS comes from the coding sequence ATGCCACGTCCGGTGTGGAGCGGCACGCTGACCTTCGGTCTGGTGTCGCTGCCCGTCAGTCTCTACTCGGCCACCGACCGTCACACGATCCGCTTCCACCAGCTCCAGCGCGGCACGTCGGACCGGGTGCGCAACCGCCGGGTCAACGAGCGGACCGGCAAGGAGGTCGCCCTCGACGACATCGTCAAGGGCTTCGACGCGGGCGGCGAGTACGTGGTCGTCGAACCCGAGGAGCTCGACGACATCGCTCCGGGCCGTTCCCAGGCGCTGGACGTCAGCGGCTTCGTCGACCTGTCGGACATCGATCCCGTCTACTTCGACAGGACCTACTACCTGGGCCCCAGGGGCGAGGGCGAGACGAAGGCGTACGCCCTGCTCGTGAAGGCGCTGGCACGGTCCGGGAAAGTGGCCGTCGGGACGTTCGTGATGCGCAGCCGCGAGTACCTGGTGGCCGTGCAGGCGCAGGGGGACACCCTGACCCTGCACACGCTGCACTGGGCCGACGAGGTCCGCGACCCGCGGCGGACCGTGGAGGACGGGGACGGCCGTCCCCGGGTCCAGGAGCGCGAGCTGAAGACGGCCGAGCAACTGATCGAGAGCCTCAGCATGGACTGGGACCCCGGCGAGTTCCGGGACACCTACGAGGAGCGGGTCGCGCGACTCGTCGAGGCCAAGCAGAAGGGCGAGTCCGTCGAGAAGGCCGAGTCCCCGGCGGACCCGACCAACGTCGTCAACCTGATGGACGCCCTTCAGGCCAGCGTCGACGAGGCGAAGGGCGGCCGCCGCGGCGGCGGTCGCACCCCGGGCGGAAGGGCCGGCACCCGAAAGGCCGCCGGCCGGCGCAGCACGGAGCGGCGCGAGGACGCCGGGAAGCGGCCAGGCACCCGCGAGGAACTCCAGGCCCTGACCAAGGACCAGCTCTCCAAGCGCGCCTCCGACGCGGGAGTGTCCGGCCGCTCCTCGATGAACCGCGCCGAGCTCATCGAGGCCCTGAGCGGCGGCGGGGGCCGGCGGACCGCGTCCTGA
- a CDS encoding ANTAR domain-containing protein, protein MQEDDCQRVIAALQQEVAQMKEALVSHAVVDQAIGVVVTFGGVRPQTGWDVLKEVSQHTNTKLREVAEYLVRWPHCLWLPPDIRHTLDAALVRRDALLVLPAQASSQPPSRTASPAAFQEPECCA, encoded by the coding sequence ATGCAAGAGGACGACTGCCAGCGTGTGATCGCGGCCCTCCAGCAGGAGGTCGCCCAGATGAAGGAGGCCCTCGTCTCGCACGCTGTCGTCGACCAGGCGATCGGCGTCGTGGTGACCTTCGGCGGCGTGCGGCCGCAGACCGGATGGGACGTCCTCAAGGAGGTCTCCCAGCACACCAACACCAAGCTGCGCGAGGTGGCGGAGTACCTCGTGCGGTGGCCGCACTGCCTGTGGCTTCCCCCGGACATCCGCCACACCCTGGACGCCGCGCTGGTGCGCAGGGACGCGCTCCTCGTCCTGCCGGCACAGGCGTCCTCGCAGCCGCCGTCCCGGACAGCCTCCCCGGCGGCCTTCCAGGAGCCCGAGTGCTGCGCATGA